A single genomic interval of Labrus bergylta chromosome 18, fLabBer1.1, whole genome shotgun sequence harbors:
- the gng2 gene encoding guanine nucleotide-binding protein G(I)/G(S)/G(O) subunit gamma-2 has protein sequence MASNNTASIAQARKLVEQLKMEANIDRIKVSKAAADLMSYCEAHAKEDPLLSPVPASENPFREKKFFCAIL, from the exons ATGGCGAGCAATAACACAGCCAGCATCGCTCAGGCCAGGAAGCTGGTGGAACAGCTAAAAATGGAGGCCAACATCGACAGGATAAAG GTATCCAAAGCAGCGGCAGACTTAATGTCGTACTGCGAAGCCCACGCCAAAGAGGACCCTCTGTTATCGCCCGTGCCAGCGTCAGAGAACCCTTTCAGGGAGAAGAAGTTCTTCTGTGCCATcctgtaa
- the dusp23b gene encoding dual specificity protein phosphatase 23: MASMSPNNFSWVEPGKLAGLALPRMTSDYQYLLDNGIKHLVCLCERKPPYHDTCPDLQLHHIKIADFTPPSPSQIDRFLSIVEEANTKGEGVGVHCMHGHGRTGTMLACYLVKTRKISGIDAINEIRRMRKGSIETHDQEKAVVQFYQRTK, from the exons ATGGCCTCCATGTCTCCAAACAATTTCTCCTGGGTTGAACCGGGCAAGTTGGCCGGATTGGCACTACCCAGAATGACTTCTGATTACCAGTACCTGCTGGACAACGGTATAAAACACCTGGTTTGCCTGTGTGAGAGAAAACCACCCTACCATGACACGTGTCCAGATTTACAGCTGCACCATATCAAGATCGCAGACTTTACCCCACCGTCACCGAGTCAGATTGACAGATTTCTCTCCATTGTTGAAGAGGCCAACACCAAGGGGGAG GGCGTGGGAGTTCACTGCATGCACGGCCATGGCAGAACAGGGACCATGCTGGCCTGCTACCTGGTGAAGACGAGGAAGATATCGGGGATCGACGCCATCAACGAGATCCGCAGGATGCGCAAAGGCTCGATCGAAACCCACGATCAGGAGAAAGCTGTGGTCCAGTTTTATCAGCGCACTAAGTAG
- the LOC109978178 gene encoding afadin, with translation MPEEEKREKLAQVIRQWNNNRLDLFEISPPDENLEFHGVMRFYFEDHLGGNVATKCLRVCSSSATHEVIETLSEKFRPDMKMLTTSYSLYEIQASKERKLDLDEKPLVVQLHWTTDDREGRFVLKKDKESSEENVHEKEKGGIIQNFKRTLSRKDKNKEKNKAKATDKVSEDENGSTETRLNNNNICVNNHETNKLQRQTDQGAKHTRGFHPDQPGLPVGIKFCDNSEEAFLSAVINYTNSSTVHFKLSPAYVLYAAGRFALQRCHSRSSNPSQSVTSVTSKIVAMTRKVIQRQQTIAGALAFWMSNTSELLNFLKNDKDLTSLTQHSQVDLSHLVHKAYRFLLQCLQNELRKHLPTFLIDPEQHGRLPAGIEMVLNTMMNTMSLLRRCRVNPAFTIQLFSQLFHFISAWLFNQLMNQGHNTPSLRSHYWGAALRQRLTAIEAWAERQGLELAADCHLGHIIQATMLLTMNKYTMQDVKDIQSTCFKLNSLQLKTLLAGYLYATNEPHIPPDLIDAVVTAAEASADDMIRSEGRDIHLEECLDLHLPFLLPEGGYSCDTLRGIPAGLREFLEPICRKGLCSLMSQPTSKGDWTVYFSELPSSEESTHLAAHREPEIVTITLNKPLNSGMGVSIVAAKGAGLGNLGIYIKSIVKGGPAEINGRLTAGDQLLSVDGQSLVGISQERAAAIMMQTGPVVTLKVAKFGASYHGLGALLSETKGDETYAVPNSKSHELYYVGDPGPSEMLHGSSKRKREQMMQRNRQLYRSNPNMTNFAPGEGDETGDPVVRGNNITAVSSINLSTDTHHREYLTLPNPKSQEKNMSESGRQQQTFKVSLKPLDGQSSSNRTFMRQALSQENLCMDRGGPLLDERQNLLDQKEQRAKQTMSHYSSFPIRSSVSTHDILSVSSSPTKQQQGSRTSSAGVWRTPFSQNQTPTPSIQPIRIDIPVTRAVNTHTNPLLTTFQSSSLVALKMCQTLKVNGKSPQNPANPIHACPVPAIKKLPQLSLVPQQQRSTTHRDPAAKPQVSIPPTKHVSFQEPPTQQKQSRTKQKDPQGLSDPWRREAQEKLEKHQRLQAVELLQREVQELQGKGKLSAEENDRLRKLSLECQFQKRLQEIQQRAEEEEEDDEDLDMMVTIQQLDTRTQNRRGSAGNMNTELKEFKKQAGTHLSQKEDQVKLDQKSSGRTNDLHTVASRENQEEKTRRASAPEKLTFKERQRLFSLVPSV, from the exons ATGCCGGAGGAGGAAAAACGGGAGAAACTAGCCCAAGTTATCAGACAATGGAACAATAACAGACTGGACCTTTTTGAAATAAGCCCACCAGATGAG AACTTGGAGTTTCATGGTGTGATGCGCTTCTACTTTGAGGATCATCTTGGAGGAAACGTGGCCACAAAGTGCCTGCGTGTTTGCAGCAGCTCTGCAACTCACGAGGTCATCGAAACACTTTCAGAGAAATTCAGGCCTGATATGAAGATGCTGACAACAAGTTATTCCCTGTATGAGATCCAAGCAAGTAAAG AACGTAAACTGGATCTGGATGAAAAGCCTTTGGTTGTACAACTACACTGGACCACGGACGACAGAGAAGGACGTTTTGTGCTCAAGAAAGACAAGGAGAGTTCTGAg gaaaacGTTCACGAAAAGGAAAAGGGAGGTATTATCCAAAACTTCAAAAGGACACTgtcaagaaaagacaaaaacaaagagaagaacaaaGCAAAAGCAACTGACAAGGTGTCAGAAGATGAGAATGG GTCAACTGAAACACggctgaacaacaacaacatttgtgtGAACAACCATGAGACAAATAAGCTACAGAGGCAGACAGACCAGG GAGCAAAGCATACAAGAGGTTTTCATCCAGATCAACCTGGATTGCCAGTAGGAATCAAATTCTGTGATAACT CTGAGGAAGCCTTCCTGTCTGCAGTCATAAATTACACCAACAGTTCCACAGTTCATTTCAAGCTCTCGCCTGCATACGTCCTCTATGCAGCAGGGCGTTTTGCTCTGCAGAGATGTCACAGCAGAAGCTCTAACCCGTCACAAAGTGTAACCTCTGTCACAAGCAAAATAGTGGCCATGACAAGGAAAGTCATCCAG AGACAGCAGACCATCGCTGGTGCTCTCGCCTTCTGGATGTCCAACACCTCTGAGCTACTGAACTTCCTCAAGAATGACAAAGACCTTACCTCACTTACCCAGCACAGTCAGGTGGATCTTTCCCACCTGGTGCATAAAGCTTACAG GTTCCTGTTACAGTGTCTGCAGAATGAGTTAAGGAAGCATTTACCAACTTTTTTAATCGATCCAGAACAACACGGCAGACTGCCTGCTGGTATAG AAATGGTGCTGAACACCATGATGAACACCATGTCTCTTTTACGTCGCTGTCGGGTCAACCCCGCCTTCACCATCCAGCTCTTTTCCCAACTCTTCCACTTCATCAGTGCCTGGCTCTTCAACCAGCTGATGAACCAAGGGCACAACACTCCGAGCCTGCGCTCCCACTACTGGGGAGCTGCTCTTCGCCAGAGGCTCACAGCCATCGAAGCCTGGGCGGAGAGGCAGGGCCTGGAACTGGCTGCTGACTGCCACCTTGGCCACATAATCCAG GCAACCATGCTCCTGACTATGAATAAGTACACAATGCAAGACGTGAAGGACATCCAGAGCACCTGCTTTAAGCTGAACTCACTTCAGTTGAAGACTTTGCTAGCTGGCTACCTCTATGCAACCAATGAGCCTCACATCCCTCCT GATTTGATCGATGCTGTAGTGACGGCCGCAGAGGCCTCAGCAGATGATATGATTCGGAGTGAAGGACGGGACATCCATTTGGAGGAGTGCCTCGACCTTCACCTGCCCTTCCTGCTGCCGGAGGGAGGATACTCCTGTGACACCTTGAGAGGAATCCCTGCAGGATTAAGGGAATTTTTGGAGCCAATTTGCCGGAAAG GTCTCTGCTCTTTGATGTCCCAGCCAACCTCTAAAGGTGATTGGACTGTGTACTTCAGTGAACTCCCCTCCTCTGAGGAGAGCACACACTTG GCAGCACACAGAGAGCCAGAGATCGTAACTATTACTCTGAACAAACCTCTGAACAGTGGCATGGGGGTCAGCATTGTTGCTGCCAAG GGAGCAGGGCTAGGTAACCTCGGCATCTATATCAAGTCGATTGTCAAAGGAGGACCGGCTGAAATT AATGGCAGGTTAACAGCTGGGGATCAGCTGCTGAGTGTGGATGGTCAGAGTCTGGTTGGCATCAGCCAAGAGAG GGCAGCAGCTATCATGATGCAAACTGGCCCTGTTGTGACCCTCAAAGTTGCAAAGTTTGGGGCGAGCTACCACGGCCTGGGGGCTCTGCTGAGTGAGACTAAAG GCGATGAGACTTACGCTGTCCCAAACAGTAAATCACATGAGCTGTACTACGTTGGCGATCCTGGACCCTCAGAAATGCTGCATGGaagcagcaaaagaaaaagggagcagatgatgcagagaaacagacaaCTTTATCGCTCCAACCCCAACATGACCA ACTTTGCCCCAGGAGAGGGAGATGAAACTGGTGACCCTGTGGTAAGAGGGAACAACATCACTGCTGTTTCCAGTATCAACCTTTCTACTGAT aCCCATCACAGGGAATACTTGACACTGCCAAACCCTAAATCCCAGGAGAAGAATATGTCTGAATCTGGGCGACAGCAGCAAACATTCAAAGTGTCTTTGAAGCCTTTAGATGGACAGAGTTCAAGTAACAGAACCTTCATG CGCCAAGCTCTGTCCCAGGAAAACTTGTGTATGGACCGTGGAGGCCCCCTGCTGGACGAAAGGCAGAACTTGTTGGATCAGAAGGAGCAACGTGCAAAGCAAACCATGAGCCACTATTCATCTTTCCCAATCCGTTCAAGTGTTTCTACACATGACATCCTCTCAGTGAGTTCATCTCCTACTAAACAACAGCAGGGGAGCCGCACAAGCAGCGCCGGTGTTTGGAGAACTCCTTTTTCCCAAAACCAAACACCTACACCTTCAATCCAGCCAATACGTATTGACATCCCCGTGACCAgagctgtgaacacacacacaaatcctctACTGACCACCTTCCAGAGTTCTTCTTTAGTGGCACTGAAGATGTGCCAAACTCTCAAAGTTAATGGGAAGAGTCCTCAGAACCCAGCTAATCCTATTCATGCATGTCCCGTCCCCGCTATCAAGAAGCTACCTCAGCTGTCACTTGTCCCGCAGCAGCAAAGATCCACTACACACAGAGATCCTGCAGCAAAGCCACAAGTAAGCATCCCTCCAACAAAACACGTCTCCTTCCAAGAACCTCCCACCCAGCAGAAGCAGAGTCGCACCAAGCAGAAAGACCCCCAAGGGCTGTCTGACCCGTGGAGGAGGGAGGCCCAGGAGAAACTGGAGAAGCATCAGAGGCTTCAGGCGGTGGAGCTCCTGCAGCGAGAGGTGCAGGAGCTTCAGGGGAAAGGAAAGCTCTCAGCGGAGGAGAACGACCGGCTCAGGAAGCTCAGCCTGGAGTGCCAGTTTCAGAAGAGGCTGCAGGAGAttcagcagagagcagaggaggaggaggaggacgacgagGATTTGGACATGATGGTGACGATACAGCAGCTGGATACaaggacacag AACAGGAGAGGCTCTGCTGGGAACATGAACACTGAACTTAAAGAGTTCAAAAAGCAGGCAGGAACTCATCTGTCCCAAAAGGAAGACCAAGTGAAGCTTG ATCAGAAATCAAGCGGACGGACTAATGACTTGCACACCGTTGCATCAAGAGA GAACCAGGAGGAGAAAACCaggagggcatcagctccagaaAAGCTCACGTTCAAGGAGCGTCAGCGTCTGTTTTCCCTCGTGCCCAGTGTATAA